The Sinomonas sp. P10A9 genome contains the following window.
TCCCGTCCGGATGGGGGACGAAGGTCTGGACAGAGCCTGTCGACGCAACCGTCAACGACTTGCCGTTGTCCACATTCGTGTAGGTGATGGTGTAGCCGTCGCCAGCAGTGACCGTGCGGACCGGGTGCCCTGTCCCTTCATAGAACGTCTGGGTATGGGTCTTCGGATCGGTTCCCGAGATCTGCAGGTGGAACGCGCAACCCGTTCCGGCCGGCAGATCGAAGTACTCCGTTGAAGCCACGGGCGTTGGCGGGGCGGCGTCGGAGGCCGGCGCCGCGAGCAGGGCACCTGCCGCGAGGAAAATGCTCGCGACGATAGGAGCCAAGGAAACGTGCCGGTGGGCTGGTAGGCGGTTCATGGGGGCCTCCCTGAGGCATAGCGCAATGGAGTGAACTCCCCCAGCCTGGGCCGGAATCAGAGCAGAGCTCTGCGGCAGCATTTAGGGTACGCGCAGCCCTCGGCCTATTACAGATCTCGAGTTGACTCGTGTGGGCGGCACCGACCCCAGAGCTTCGCCGCTCAGAGGAACTGCGCGCGGCCCTCCATGGGGCTCGAGGCGAGAGCATGCTCGCGCTTGGGGATGCGGCCCGCCTGCGAGGCGAGGCGCCCCGCCGTGACGGCATGGCGGAAGGCGCGGGCCATGCGGACCGGGTCCTGGGCCCGGGTGACCGCGGAGGCCAGCAGCACGGCGTCGCACCCGAGCTCCATCGCGAGCGCGGCGTCCGATGCGGTCCCGATCCCGGCGTCGAGCACCACGGGGACTCCGGCCCGCGCGACGATGAGCTCGATGTTGTGGGGGTTGAGGATCCCCAACCCGGTCCCGATCGGCGCACCGAGCGGCATGACGGCGACGGCCCCGAGCTGCTCGAGGCGCCGCGCAAGGACGGGGTCGTCGTTCGTGTACGCGAAGACCTTGAAGCCGCGGCCCACGAGCTGCTCGGTGGCATCGGCGAGCTCGATCGGATCGGGGAGGAGTGTCGTCTCGTCCGCGATGACCTCGAGCTTGACCCAGTCGGTCTCGAGGGCCTCGCGCGCCAGCTCCGCCGTGAGAACCGCGTCGCGGGCCGTGAAGCAGCCCGCCGTGTTGGGCAGGACGCGGATGCCCCTGTCCACGAGCAGCTGGAAGAGCGAGCCCTGCTCGGCCGGCGAGAAGCGGCGCATCGCGACGGTGGTGAGCTCGGTGCCCGAGGCCTCGAGTGCATCGCCAAGCCCGTCGAGGCTCGGCGCCCCGCCCGTGCCCATGATGAGCCGCGACCCCAGGGCCACCCCGTCCACGACGAACGGGTCGTGGCCCAGCGTCATTTCAGTCCCTGAACCTGTTCCGGTCTGAGTCATCGTCAGCCTCCCTGCATTGCTGTAACGAGTTCGATGGCGTCCCCGGCCGTCAGCGGGGTGGCCGCCCAGCGGCTGCGGGGCACCACCTCGGAATTGAGCGCGACCGCCACTCCGAGCCGACCGCCGTCGGACGGCTTCCCGTCGCTACCGAGGTTCCGCCCTGTGGCCGTGGCGACGAGCGCGAGGACGGTGGCCGGGCGTGGGAGCGGTCGGGCGTCCCCGTTGACGGTGAGCTGGCCGAGTTTGTCTGTGGTCGTCATCACTTGCCTCCTGTCGCGGCCGCAGCGGCCGGGAGCCCGGCGGCGGTCGGAACGAAACGGTCCGGCAGGAACGCGTCCCACCGGGGGTCGGTGCGGCCTTCGAGCAGGCCTCGGCACACCTGGGCGGCGGCCGGCGTGAGGAGTACGCCGTGCCTGAAGAATCCGGTGGCGATGATCAGGCCCGGTACGGTGCCGGCGCCACCCGGCACCGCGCCGTCGTGCGCACCGCCGCCCCTGCTGTCAGCGTGAGCAGCACGGACGCGTCCGAGCAGCGGGGCGTTGTCCGGCGTTCCTGGCCGGGCGCGCGCGGTGATCTCGTAGAGCTCGAGCTCCGCGACCGCCGGGACGAGGATCTGGGCGTCGCGCAGGAGTTCGTAGACTCCCCCGGCGGAGACGGCGTCGGAGCCGTCCTCGCGCTGCGTGGCCCCGATGACGACGGTGCCGTCCGCACGCGGCACGATGTAGACCGGTTTTCCCCGCACGAGTCCGCGGACGGTTGCCGTCACGAGCGGACGGAGTCTGGCCGGCACGCGCAGGCGGAGAATGTCCCCGTAGACGGGCCGGAGAGGCAGCACGATGGGCAGCGCGCCGAGGTCCCGGGCGCCGAGGCCGTTGGCGACGATCGTCTCTGCGGCGCGCAGCTCGCGCCCGTCCTCGAGCACGACTCCGACCACGCGGCCTCCGTCCCATGCGAGCGACGTCGCGCGCGCCCGGACGAGGAAGCCGTCGCCGAGGCGCTCGGTCAGCCGCGCGAGCAGTGCGGCGACGAGCCGGCGCGGGTCGACCTGGTGGTCCGCCTCGATCTGGAAGGCCCCGGCGATGCCCGGTGCGAGGAACGGCTCCTCGGCTCGCGCCTGGCGGACCGTGAGCGGACGGACTCCCAGGCCGTGAGCCTCCTGGACCGCCTTGAGGTCGGCGAACGCCTGGCGGTCCGCGGCATCGCCCGCGAGGCACAGCGTCGGGCTGCTCACGTAGCCGCAGTCCGGCCCGGCTCCCGCGGCGAACTCGGGCCACGCCGCGGCGGATTCGAGCGTGAGGCCGAGGAGGTCCTCCTCCTGGTAGTGGTACTCGCTCACGGCGGCCAGCATGCCCGCGGCGGCGAAGCTCGCGCCGGAGCCCGGTTCCGGATCAACGACGAGGACTCGCCGCCCAGTGCGCGCCGCCTCCCAGGCGATCCCGAGCCCGATCACGCCGGCGCCCACAACGATGACGTCGCTGTGCTCCATGGTTCCTTCCCTCCGCCGGCATGACCCGGATCAGGTGAAGCGGTCGGCTCTGGCCCTCTCAGCCCGGCTGCGTTCTCGTCGCACGCGCGGGCTCCCGCAGTACTGCGGACTAGTCTAGTTCCATGCTCCTGACCGACGCCCAGCTCTACGTGTGCACCGACGCCCGGAAGGACCGCGGCGACTTCGAGGACTTCGTCGATGCG
Protein-coding sequences here:
- a CDS encoding thiazole synthase; its protein translation is MTQTGTGSGTEMTLGHDPFVVDGVALGSRLIMGTGGAPSLDGLGDALEASGTELTTVAMRRFSPAEQGSLFQLLVDRGIRVLPNTAGCFTARDAVLTAELAREALETDWVKLEVIADETTLLPDPIELADATEQLVGRGFKVFAYTNDDPVLARRLEQLGAVAVMPLGAPIGTGLGILNPHNIELIVARAGVPVVLDAGIGTASDAALAMELGCDAVLLASAVTRAQDPVRMARAFRHAVTAGRLASQAGRIPKREHALASSPMEGRAQFL
- the thiS gene encoding sulfur carrier protein ThiS, whose product is MTTTDKLGQLTVNGDARPLPRPATVLALVATATGRNLGSDGKPSDGGRLGVAVALNSEVVPRSRWAATPLTAGDAIELVTAMQGG
- the thiO gene encoding glycine oxidase ThiO, with translation MEHSDVIVVGAGVIGLGIAWEAARTGRRVLVVDPEPGSGASFAAAGMLAAVSEYHYQEEDLLGLTLESAAAWPEFAAGAGPDCGYVSSPTLCLAGDAADRQAFADLKAVQEAHGLGVRPLTVRQARAEEPFLAPGIAGAFQIEADHQVDPRRLVAALLARLTERLGDGFLVRARATSLAWDGGRVVGVVLEDGRELRAAETIVANGLGARDLGALPIVLPLRPVYGDILRLRVPARLRPLVTATVRGLVRGKPVYIVPRADGTVVIGATQREDGSDAVSAGGVYELLRDAQILVPAVAELELYEITARARPGTPDNAPLLGRVRAAHADSRGGGAHDGAVPGGAGTVPGLIIATGFFRHGVLLTPAAAQVCRGLLEGRTDPRWDAFLPDRFVPTAAGLPAAAAATGGK